In one window of Leptolyngbya sp. CCY15150 DNA:
- the yidC gene encoding membrane protein insertase YidC — protein MDFGIGFLSNNVMLPILDFFYGIVPSYGLAIVALTLVIRFALYPLSAGSIRSMRRMRVAQPEMQKRVKEVQERYKDDPVKQREAMGDVYKEFGNPLSGCFPVLLQMPILFALFATLRGSPFADITYTVDLQIFPQEKIEQIQPQVYATKPQNIYVVDGYHVPITALIPGGNRLVEGEKTKVDFQTTEGKPLRELLAEQPDSEVTPVWTVTKGEEHVILKEDGTIEALDPGEVTLQGKLTGLAANKGFLFIKALGRIGAVGDGGEIHWDIVGMVLFFGLSLYLNQQLSGQGQSSANANPQQAAVNKATPILFSGMFLIFPLPAGVLMYMVIANIFQTAQTFILSREPLPENLQKIVDAQEKQEEEKERLPFEPGTRGKKDKEEAAPEAAKTPKARSTPKSDSKRSSKKKS, from the coding sequence ATGGATTTTGGTATCGGTTTTCTCTCCAACAACGTAATGCTGCCGATCCTAGATTTTTTCTACGGGATTGTGCCCAGTTACGGTCTGGCGATCGTGGCTCTGACGCTGGTCATTCGATTTGCGCTATACCCATTGAGTGCTGGCTCGATTCGCAGTATGCGCCGAATGCGAGTGGCTCAGCCAGAGATGCAGAAACGGGTCAAAGAGGTGCAAGAGCGCTACAAGGATGACCCGGTCAAGCAACGGGAAGCCATGGGTGATGTGTACAAAGAGTTTGGCAACCCGCTTTCCGGGTGTTTCCCAGTTCTTTTGCAAATGCCCATCCTCTTTGCGCTGTTTGCAACCCTGCGGGGATCACCGTTTGCCGATATCACCTACACCGTAGACCTGCAAATTTTTCCCCAGGAAAAAATTGAGCAGATCCAGCCCCAAGTCTATGCCACGAAACCTCAAAATATTTATGTGGTTGATGGTTACCACGTGCCCATCACAGCCTTAATTCCCGGTGGAAATCGCCTGGTTGAGGGAGAGAAGACAAAAGTCGATTTCCAAACGACGGAAGGTAAGCCTCTACGGGAATTGTTGGCGGAACAGCCCGATAGTGAAGTGACGCCCGTATGGACGGTCACCAAGGGTGAAGAACATGTGATCCTCAAAGAGGACGGCACGATTGAAGCCCTTGACCCTGGCGAAGTAACCCTTCAAGGCAAATTGACGGGCTTAGCTGCCAATAAGGGCTTCCTGTTTATTAAAGCCCTAGGACGCATCGGTGCCGTGGGCGATGGCGGCGAAATCCATTGGGATATCGTTGGCATGGTGTTGTTCTTTGGGCTTAGCCTCTACCTCAACCAACAGCTATCGGGGCAAGGGCAGAGTAGTGCCAATGCCAACCCTCAACAGGCGGCGGTCAATAAAGCTACCCCGATTTTATTTTCAGGGATGTTTTTGATCTTTCCACTGCCGGCTGGGGTGTTGATGTACATGGTGATTGCCAATATCTTCCAAACAGCTCAAACCTTCATCCTGTCCCGCGAACCCTTGCCTGAAAATCTGCAGAAAATCGTAGATGCTCAGGAAAAGCAGGAAGAAGAGAAAGAGCGGCTGCCCTTTGAACCTGGCACTCGGGGCAAAAAGGACAAGGAGGAGGCTGCTCCTGAGGCGGCTAAAACACCCAAGGCGCGCTCCACGCCCAAGAGTGACAGCAAGCGATCGTCTAAGAAAAAGTCTTAA
- the rnpA gene encoding ribonuclease P protein component, which yields MSLASQYRLRQRKDFSTVYRHGLRCQGNVLTLRALHHDATSEKGSQPSRLGVSISHKVSKRAVNRNRIKRQIKAAFRYLLPDVARGWWLVIVVNPSALQCDYEQFLRELEELLIHAEVIDGHSRRRAV from the coding sequence GTGTCTCTTGCTTCCCAGTATCGACTTCGGCAGCGCAAAGATTTCAGCACCGTTTATCGGCATGGACTGCGGTGTCAGGGCAACGTTCTCACCCTGAGAGCGCTGCACCACGACGCAACGTCGGAGAAGGGCTCTCAGCCTTCTCGCCTTGGGGTATCCATCAGCCACAAGGTCAGCAAGCGGGCCGTCAACCGGAATCGGATCAAACGTCAAATTAAAGCAGCATTTCGCTATCTTTTGCCTGATGTGGCCAGGGGTTGGTGGCTCGTCATTGTGGTGAATCCCTCGGCGCTTCAGTGCGATTATGAGCAATTTCTGAGAGAATTGGAAGAGTTGCTGATACATGCAGAGGTCATTGATGGGCATTCGAGAAGACGTGCAGTATGA
- a CDS encoding YceD family protein has product MQPIHIPQLLRAPERTDVTQVQEYLPDLETLMPVQGVIQVTHNTTYLDVRAQAETIVTLTCDRCLKQYNHRLTVDASELIWLSDGSEDEASNLVEKETLLDDLVESISPQGHFDLGAWLYEQLCLAFPHRQICDETCAGIPLETMSTPALVDHRWASLAQLKSQMDQT; this is encoded by the coding sequence TTGCAGCCGATTCACATACCCCAATTGCTGCGGGCACCGGAACGTACGGATGTCACCCAGGTTCAGGAGTACCTACCGGATCTAGAAACATTGATGCCGGTTCAAGGCGTCATCCAAGTGACCCACAACACCACCTATCTCGATGTGCGGGCCCAAGCTGAGACGATTGTCACCCTCACCTGCGATCGCTGCCTCAAGCAATACAACCACCGCCTTACCGTCGATGCCTCTGAACTGATCTGGTTATCCGATGGATCTGAAGATGAAGCCAGCAACTTGGTCGAAAAAGAGACGTTGCTCGACGACTTGGTAGAATCGATCTCCCCCCAAGGGCACTTTGACTTGGGCGCTTGGCTCTATGAACAGCTTTGCCTCGCCTTCCCCCATCGTCAGATTTGTGATGAAACCTGCGCGGGCATTCCCTTAGAAACCATGAGTACGCCAGCGTTAGTCGATCATCGCTGGGCATCCCTAGCGCAGCTCAAATCCCAGATGGATCAAACCTAA
- the crtH gene encoding carotenoid isomerase — protein sequence MSDAVQPPSDALEAGLSLEAIAQEAFDVIVVGSGIGGLVTATQLAAKGAKVLVLERYLIPGGSAGYFERQGYRFDVGASMIFGFGDRGTTNLLTRALEAVGMSLETIPDPVQIHYHLPDQLKIRVHRDYEAFIQELTQAFPHEAQGIRRFYDECWAVFNCLNAMELLSLEELGYLTRVFFQHPFACLGLVKYLPQNVGDIARRYISDPALLKFIDIECYCWSVVPADLTPMINAGMVFSDRHYGGINYPKGGVGKIAEKLVEGLEKAGSHILYRARVNEIVVEQGRAVGVRLASGEVLRAKRIVSNATRWDTFEKLMPATPLPPKEARWQQRYRKSPSFLSLHLGVRAEAVPADADCHHIIVDDWQQMEDAYGTLFLSIPTLLDPDLAPPGHHIFHSFTPCWIEDWQGLSPSDYEAKKKAIAATMIQRLETIFPGLSAAVDYQEIGTPRTHRRFLGRDDGTYGPIPSKKLLGLLGMPFNRTSIPGLYCVGDSTFPGQGLNAVAFSGFACGHRVAVDLGF from the coding sequence ATGTCAGATGCGGTTCAGCCCCCCTCCGATGCCCTTGAAGCCGGTCTGTCTCTGGAGGCGATCGCCCAGGAAGCCTTTGATGTGATTGTGGTGGGCTCTGGGATTGGCGGCTTGGTGACGGCGACCCAGTTGGCAGCCAAGGGCGCAAAGGTGCTGGTGCTAGAGCGCTACCTGATTCCCGGCGGCAGTGCCGGCTATTTTGAACGCCAGGGCTATCGGTTTGACGTCGGCGCATCGATGATTTTCGGCTTTGGCGATCGCGGCACCACCAACCTGCTCACCCGCGCCCTAGAAGCCGTGGGCATGAGCCTAGAAACCATTCCCGACCCGGTGCAGATCCACTACCATCTGCCCGACCAGCTCAAGATCCGCGTCCACCGCGACTACGAAGCCTTCATCCAAGAACTCACCCAGGCCTTTCCCCACGAAGCTCAGGGGATTCGCCGCTTCTACGATGAGTGCTGGGCGGTGTTCAACTGCCTCAACGCCATGGAGCTGCTGTCCCTGGAAGAACTGGGCTACCTCACCCGCGTCTTTTTCCAGCATCCCTTCGCCTGCCTGGGCTTGGTGAAGTACTTGCCCCAAAATGTGGGCGATATTGCCCGCCGCTACATTAGCGATCCAGCGCTGCTGAAGTTCATCGACATTGAATGCTACTGCTGGTCAGTCGTACCCGCCGATCTAACGCCGATGATCAACGCGGGCATGGTGTTTAGCGATCGCCACTACGGCGGCATCAACTATCCCAAGGGCGGCGTGGGCAAAATTGCCGAGAAATTAGTAGAAGGACTAGAGAAAGCCGGCAGCCACATTCTTTATCGCGCCAGGGTCAACGAAATTGTTGTGGAGCAGGGCCGAGCCGTAGGTGTACGCCTAGCCTCAGGAGAGGTGCTGCGGGCGAAGCGCATCGTCTCCAACGCCACCCGCTGGGACACCTTCGAAAAACTGATGCCCGCCACTCCCCTGCCGCCCAAAGAAGCCCGCTGGCAACAGCGCTATCGCAAATCCCCCAGCTTCCTGAGTTTGCACCTAGGCGTCAGGGCCGAGGCCGTGCCCGCCGATGCCGACTGCCATCACATTATTGTGGACGACTGGCAACAGATGGAAGACGCCTACGGCACACTATTCTTATCGATCCCGACCTTGCTGGATCCCGACCTAGCACCACCGGGGCATCACATTTTCCATAGCTTCACCCCCTGCTGGATTGAAGATTGGCAAGGGCTATCGCCCAGTGACTATGAGGCCAAGAAAAAGGCGATCGCTGCCACTATGATCCAGCGCTTGGAAACCATTTTCCCCGGTCTTTCCGCCGCCGTAGACTATCAAGAAATCGGCACCCCCCGCACCCACCGTCGCTTCCTGGGGCGAGACGATGGCACCTACGGCCCCATTCCCTCCAAGAAACTCCTGGGTCTACTGGGGATGCCGTTTAACCGCACATCGATTCCGGGGCTGTACTGCGTCGGGGATAGCACCTTCCCAGGACAGGGGCTGAACGCAGTGGCATTTTCAGGATTTGCCTGCGGGCATCGGGTGGCGGTAGATCTAGGCTTTTAG
- a CDS encoding R3H domain-containing nucleic acid-binding protein, which produces MTDQQLQRGQQWLETLLTHAGLPATVTLDGDRLASEGSCWLVMDAAAFTPEQTASLVGEKGLGLDAIQYLANTILNLGQPETEQQAYTVELDGYRAHRQAELQDMAKAIAAQVQETGEPAEMTGLSSAERRQVHTFLKEFDDLETESVGREPDRRLVVRQAQA; this is translated from the coding sequence ATGACAGACCAGCAACTGCAGCGCGGACAACAGTGGCTTGAAACATTGCTGACCCATGCAGGTCTACCGGCAACCGTCACCCTTGATGGCGATCGCTTAGCATCGGAGGGCAGTTGCTGGTTGGTCATGGATGCAGCAGCCTTTACGCCCGAGCAAACAGCATCCCTTGTGGGAGAGAAGGGTTTAGGTCTAGATGCCATTCAATATCTAGCTAATACCATTCTGAACCTTGGACAGCCTGAAACAGAACAGCAGGCCTACACGGTGGAACTAGACGGCTATCGCGCCCATCGTCAAGCCGAGCTGCAGGACATGGCAAAAGCGATCGCTGCCCAAGTGCAAGAAACCGGTGAGCCTGCGGAGATGACCGGACTTTCATCGGCAGAACGCCGCCAAGTGCATACCTTCTTGAAAGAGTTTGATGACCTAGAGACGGAAAGCGTTGGACGGGAACCCGATCGCCGCTTAGTGGTTCGTCAGGCTCAGGCGTGA
- the upp gene encoding uracil phosphoribosyltransferase: protein MTLQLRVYVPPHPLIQHWLAVARDQGTPSMLFRSAMTELGRWLTYEAIRDWLPTLDAQVQTPLAACPATFINPEVPVAVIPILRAGLSMLDGAQSLLPLASIYHIGLARNEETLEPSWYLNKLPERFDPNTRVLIPEPMLATGGTSMTVMAELVKRGVNPEWVRFISVVVSPTALQKLSAEYASLKIFTAAIDERLNDYGFIVPGLGDAGDRTFGTE from the coding sequence ATGACTCTGCAACTCCGGGTTTATGTTCCCCCCCATCCCTTAATTCAGCATTGGCTAGCGGTGGCCCGCGATCAGGGTACGCCGTCGATGCTATTCCGCAGCGCTATGACCGAGTTGGGGCGCTGGCTCACCTATGAGGCGATCCGCGATTGGCTGCCGACCCTCGATGCTCAGGTGCAAACGCCGTTGGCGGCTTGTCCGGCCACGTTTATCAATCCCGAGGTGCCCGTGGCGGTCATCCCCATTTTGCGGGCGGGGCTGTCGATGCTGGATGGGGCTCAGTCCCTCTTGCCCTTGGCGTCGATCTACCACATTGGTTTGGCGCGCAACGAAGAAACCCTCGAACCCAGTTGGTATCTCAACAAATTGCCGGAGCGGTTTGATCCCAATACCCGCGTGTTGATTCCAGAGCCCATGCTGGCGACCGGCGGCACGAGTATGACGGTGATGGCAGAACTGGTGAAGCGAGGCGTGAATCCTGAATGGGTGCGGTTTATTTCTGTGGTGGTTTCCCCCACGGCGCTGCAAAAGCTGAGTGCGGAATATGCTTCCTTAAAGATTTTTACCGCCGCCATTGATGAGCGTCTGAATGACTACGGGTTTATTGTTCCAGGGCTAGGCGATGCGGGCGATCGCACCTTTGGAACGGAGTAG
- a CDS encoding EAL domain-containing protein produces the protein MHHDRSRFSLFALVVLYAIASSAWLLGSDRLIAELLHQSNRHGFVPLVTDLSWIGFSCLYIIWLARRDRPFSIQLVVAAPAQDDSDEQSAPEAHVASQVNPHDAQLYAELQQAIQRQEFRLCYQPIVLLSSEDLVGFEALIRWRHPIHGERSPVQFMPLVETTDLTAVIDAWVLEEACRQMKWWQQHYPIARSLVVSVNLSGQQFCQPNLVTWVKSILDRTGLPAKSLKLEVTETTLMKDAQLAVELLEQLNQMGVKLSIDDFGTGYSSLSYLYRFPMDTLKIDRSFLNHIDVDGEQVELVRTILMLAWNLGLDTIAEGIETPMQLAQLKSLRCTYGQGFLFSEPLEASEMGKFLKKCQQANHL, from the coding sequence ATGCACCACGATAGATCACGTTTCTCCCTCTTTGCGTTAGTTGTGCTCTATGCGATCGCCAGCAGTGCTTGGTTGCTCGGCAGCGATCGCCTGATTGCCGAGCTACTGCACCAGTCCAACCGTCATGGCTTCGTGCCCCTAGTGACCGATCTGAGCTGGATTGGCTTCAGTTGCCTCTATATCATCTGGCTGGCGAGACGCGATCGCCCCTTCTCTATACAGCTGGTGGTCGCAGCTCCTGCCCAGGATGACTCTGATGAGCAATCGGCACCAGAAGCTCACGTGGCGTCCCAGGTCAATCCCCATGATGCCCAGCTCTATGCAGAGTTGCAGCAAGCCATTCAGCGCCAAGAATTTCGCCTCTGCTACCAGCCCATTGTGCTGCTGAGTAGTGAAGACCTGGTGGGATTTGAAGCCTTGATTCGATGGCGACATCCGATTCACGGGGAGCGATCGCCGGTGCAGTTTATGCCCCTGGTAGAAACCACCGATCTCACCGCCGTCATTGATGCCTGGGTATTGGAAGAAGCCTGTCGGCAGATGAAATGGTGGCAGCAGCACTACCCGATCGCCCGATCGCTGGTGGTCAGCGTCAATCTATCCGGTCAACAGTTTTGCCAGCCCAACCTGGTCACGTGGGTCAAATCCATTTTGGATCGCACCGGACTACCCGCGAAAAGCCTCAAGCTAGAAGTCACCGAAACCACCCTGATGAAGGATGCTCAGCTTGCTGTAGAGTTGCTGGAGCAGCTTAATCAAATGGGCGTCAAGCTATCTATTGATGACTTTGGCACAGGCTACTCATCCTTGAGCTACCTGTATCGCTTTCCGATGGATACTCTGAAAATTGATCGCTCTTTTCTCAACCACATCGACGTGGATGGCGAGCAGGTGGAACTGGTGCGCACCATCCTGATGCTGGCTTGGAATCTTGGACTAGACACCATCGCCGAGGGGATCGAAACCCCTATGCAGCTTGCCCAGCTAAAATCCCTACGCTGCACTTACGGTCAGGGGTTCCTGTTCTCGGAACCCCTGGAAGCATCAGAGATGGGCAAGTTTTTGAAGAAATGCCAGCAGGCAAACCATCTTTAG
- a CDS encoding MgPME-cyclase complex family protein, whose translation METYYFVLASEKFLTEEEPLDEVLKERHRYYQEQEREVDFWLVHQPAFLDAPELATVKAACPQPAAAVVSTNKSFIVWLKLRLEFVLTGEFQAPSESIPNPLASLVAAS comes from the coding sequence ATGGAAACCTACTACTTTGTTTTAGCAAGCGAAAAATTTTTGACCGAAGAAGAACCGTTGGATGAAGTGCTCAAGGAGCGTCATCGCTACTATCAGGAGCAGGAGCGCGAGGTCGATTTTTGGTTGGTGCATCAACCTGCCTTTTTAGATGCGCCAGAGTTGGCCACCGTGAAAGCAGCCTGTCCCCAGCCTGCGGCCGCTGTCGTATCGACCAATAAGTCGTTTATTGTCTGGCTGAAGCTGCGCCTTGAGTTTGTGCTGACGGGTGAATTTCAGGCTCCTTCGGAGTCCATTCCCAATCCCTTGGCGTCGTTAGTGGCAGCGTCCTAA
- a CDS encoding argininosuccinate synthase has product MGRAKKVVLAYSGGVDTSVCIPYLKHEWGVEEVITLAADLGQGDELEPIRVKALKSGANESIVADLTTEFIENYAFPSIQANALYENRYPLSTALARPLIAKRLVEVAAEYGADAVAHGCTGKGNDQVRFDVAIAALNPDIKVLAPAREWGMSREETIAYGERYGIESPVKKSSPYSIDRNLLGRSIEAGPLEDPWHEPLEEIYLLTQAIANTPDEPEYVNISFEQGLPTALNDTPLAPVELISQLNETVGRHGVGRIDMIENRLVGIKSREIYEAPALIVLIQAHRDLESLVLTADVSHYKRGIEETYSQLVYNGLWYSPLKLALDAFIQQTQTRVTGKVRVKLFKGTATVVARQAETSLYTPDLATYGADDQFDHKAAEGFIYVWGLPTRVWSQKLRQTP; this is encoded by the coding sequence ATGGGGCGCGCCAAAAAAGTTGTACTGGCCTATTCGGGTGGGGTTGATACCTCCGTATGTATTCCCTACCTCAAACATGAGTGGGGGGTTGAGGAAGTCATTACCCTAGCAGCCGATCTAGGTCAGGGAGATGAGCTAGAGCCAATTCGGGTGAAAGCGCTCAAGTCTGGGGCCAACGAATCCATCGTGGCGGATCTCACGACAGAATTTATTGAAAATTATGCCTTTCCCTCTATTCAAGCCAATGCCCTCTATGAAAATCGCTATCCGTTATCGACCGCACTAGCCCGCCCATTAATTGCCAAGCGATTGGTGGAAGTGGCGGCGGAGTATGGCGCTGATGCGGTCGCCCATGGCTGTACCGGTAAGGGCAATGACCAAGTGCGGTTTGACGTGGCGATCGCTGCCCTAAACCCCGACATCAAGGTGCTAGCGCCAGCTCGGGAATGGGGCATGAGCCGTGAAGAGACCATTGCCTACGGTGAGCGCTATGGCATTGAATCGCCGGTGAAAAAATCATCGCCCTACAGCATCGATCGCAACCTCCTGGGTCGCAGTATCGAAGCTGGGCCACTAGAAGATCCTTGGCACGAGCCCCTCGAAGAAATCTATCTGCTCACCCAAGCGATCGCCAACACCCCCGACGAACCGGAGTATGTGAACATCAGCTTCGAGCAAGGTCTGCCCACAGCGCTTAACGACACCCCCCTCGCACCGGTTGAGCTGATCAGCCAACTGAACGAGACCGTGGGTCGCCATGGCGTTGGTCGGATTGACATGATCGAAAACCGCCTCGTCGGCATCAAGTCGCGGGAAATCTATGAAGCCCCAGCGTTGATTGTCCTCATTCAAGCGCACCGCGATCTCGAAAGCTTAGTGCTCACCGCCGATGTTAGCCACTACAAGCGCGGCATCGAAGAAACCTACTCCCAATTGGTCTACAACGGCCTGTGGTATAGCCCCTTGAAGCTGGCTCTAGATGCCTTCATTCAACAAACCCAAACGCGGGTGACCGGGAAGGTGCGGGTGAAGCTGTTTAAGGGCACAGCCACCGTGGTGGCTCGCCAAGCCGAAACCTCCCTCTATACGCCTGACCTGGCCACCTACGGTGCCGATGATCAGTTTGATCACAAGGCAGCGGAAGGGTTTATCTACGTATGGGGTCTGCCCACGCGGGTATGGTCTCAAAAGCTACGCCAAACCCCCTAG
- a CDS encoding DUF2808 domain-containing protein: MSLVKRLTRRFFSAAAIATCLLTGTTITVMAQGLPGLTIFSGVDDGYELGYRLDNQGRSNRFDRYRLRIPPEKMEFAVSRFSITYPDNYRINFNIDNVDIEVKVDGEEVVIDEANWDVDNRVIDIYPQAEVPANSSVEVILDNIRNPRAGFYYFNALIYSPGDLPLGRYVGTWILNLGG, encoded by the coding sequence ATGTCTCTTGTAAAGCGTTTGACTCGTCGGTTCTTCTCGGCTGCGGCGATCGCCACCTGTTTGTTAACTGGAACCACCATCACAGTCATGGCTCAGGGGTTGCCAGGTCTAACCATTTTCAGCGGAGTTGATGACGGCTATGAGTTGGGCTATCGCCTAGATAACCAAGGCCGCTCCAACCGCTTTGATCGCTATCGATTGAGAATTCCACCGGAAAAAATGGAATTCGCTGTATCTCGGTTTTCCATTACCTACCCAGACAACTACCGCATTAATTTCAATATTGATAATGTTGATATTGAAGTCAAAGTTGATGGGGAAGAGGTTGTTATTGATGAAGCCAACTGGGATGTAGACAATCGCGTCATTGATATCTATCCCCAGGCAGAAGTGCCCGCCAATAGCTCCGTAGAAGTCATCCTAGACAACATTCGTAACCCCCGCGCAGGGTTTTACTACTTCAATGCGCTGATTTATTCTCCAGGAGATTTACCCCTCGGTCGCTACGTCGGCACCTGGATTCTCAACCTAGGAGGCTAG
- the rpmH gene encoding 50S ribosomal protein L34, translating into MTKRTLGGTSRKRKRTSGFRARMRTKNGQRVIKARRNKGRARLSV; encoded by the coding sequence ATGACTAAGCGTACTCTCGGCGGTACTAGCCGCAAGCGCAAGAGAACATCAGGCTTTCGCGCTCGGATGCGGACAAAAAATGGACAACGGGTTATCAAGGCAAGACGCAATAAAGGTCGTGCTCGCCTAAGTGTCTAG
- a CDS encoding PH domain-containing protein, which translates to MGIREDVQYEGGPHVGDLIINILLGFTVICLPLTVGAIVRAIWLRYRITDRRISITGGWLGRDRSDVIYSQVSKIVKVPRALGIWGDMVVTLKDGSRLEMKAVPRFRELYDYMNERIAAKADKKPPKTKSA; encoded by the coding sequence ATGGGCATTCGAGAAGACGTGCAGTATGAAGGTGGGCCCCATGTGGGCGACCTAATCATCAACATCCTGCTGGGGTTTACCGTGATCTGCCTACCGCTCACCGTGGGGGCGATTGTCCGAGCTATTTGGTTGCGCTATCGCATTACCGATCGCCGGATTTCCATTACCGGAGGCTGGCTAGGGCGCGATCGCTCCGATGTGATCTATTCCCAAGTTTCTAAAATTGTCAAAGTTCCCCGCGCACTAGGCATCTGGGGCGATATGGTGGTGACGTTGAAAGACGGCAGCCGTCTAGAAATGAAGGCGGTTCCCCGATTTCGCGAACTATACGACTACATGAACGAACGGATTGCAGCCAAGGCTGATAAGAAGCCACCGAAAACAAAATCTGCATAA
- a CDS encoding pyridoxine 5'-phosphate synthase: MPTLGVNIDHIATLRQARRTVEPDPVAAAVLAELAGADGITVHLREDRRHIQDRDVRLLRQTVRTHLNLEMAATEEMVAIALDIQPDYVTLVPERRQEVTTEGGLDIAGQRDRMAQVVATLQQAGIPVSLFIDADPAQIDASAAVQAQFIELHTGRYAEAHQEAERAQELALLAAGCQRAIAAGLRVNAGHGLTYWNTYPVACLEGMEELNIGHTIISRAALVGLERAVREMKQVMRGDF; the protein is encoded by the coding sequence TTGCCTACCTTGGGGGTCAACATCGACCATATTGCTACCCTTCGTCAAGCGCGACGAACGGTCGAGCCTGATCCAGTGGCGGCGGCGGTGCTGGCGGAACTGGCCGGGGCCGATGGCATTACGGTTCATCTTCGGGAAGATCGGAGACATATTCAAGATCGGGATGTGCGTCTGCTGCGGCAAACGGTGAGAACCCATCTGAACTTGGAGATGGCCGCCACAGAGGAGATGGTGGCGATCGCTCTAGACATCCAGCCCGATTATGTCACCCTGGTTCCCGAACGGCGGCAAGAGGTGACTACCGAAGGCGGGCTAGATATTGCTGGGCAGCGCGATCGCATGGCGCAGGTCGTTGCCACCCTACAGCAGGCAGGTATTCCCGTCAGTCTCTTTATTGATGCGGATCCAGCCCAAATCGATGCTTCAGCAGCGGTGCAGGCGCAGTTTATCGAACTCCATACGGGGCGCTATGCTGAGGCTCACCAAGAGGCGGAACGAGCCCAGGAGCTGGCCCTGCTGGCGGCAGGGTGTCAGCGGGCGATCGCGGCGGGGCTGCGGGTGAATGCCGGTCATGGGCTCACTTACTGGAACACCTATCCCGTGGCCTGTCTGGAGGGGATGGAGGAACTCAATATTGGGCATACCATCATCAGCCGGGCTGCCTTGGTGGGTCTAGAGCGGGCGGTGCGCGAAATGAAGCAGGTGATGCGCGGTGACTTCTAG
- a CDS encoding YggT family protein: protein MSQLIATSLINFLNFYTALLFIRILLTWFPTIDWSNPLLAALQQITDPFLNVFRSFIPPLGMIDISPMLAILALQLLRGLFISYAGPAML, encoded by the coding sequence ATGAGTCAACTAATCGCCACGTCTCTAATTAATTTTCTAAACTTCTACACCGCACTTCTATTCATCCGTATTCTGCTAACTTGGTTCCCCACCATAGACTGGAGCAACCCGCTGTTGGCGGCCTTGCAGCAGATCACCGATCCGTTTCTCAATGTTTTTCGCTCTTTCATTCCGCCCCTAGGCATGATTGACATCTCGCCCATGTTGGCGATTCTGGCGCTGCAGCTTTTGCGCGGTCTGTTCATTTCCTATGCCGGCCCAGCCATGCTGTAG
- a CDS encoding DUF6464 family protein, whose amino-acid sequence MEQDSLPTEIILSHSHETLDRVMLEGHPQPGSYLELAGKTYTVLERRHRYQLRDGRYQLHTIVLSVQASPRPDEKSWVNGRWTLGDATCRFHAGSELVRCAVYPSGPCYGCRFYEPAVGQS is encoded by the coding sequence ATGGAGCAAGACTCTCTGCCCACAGAGATCATTCTGAGTCATTCCCACGAAACCCTAGATCGCGTGATGTTAGAGGGGCATCCTCAGCCTGGCTCATACCTAGAGCTAGCGGGGAAAACCTACACCGTATTAGAGCGACGGCATCGCTACCAGCTTCGAGATGGGCGATATCAGCTTCACACCATTGTCCTATCCGTTCAAGCTAGCCCTCGCCCCGATGAAAAATCTTGGGTGAACGGTCGCTGGACGCTAGGTGATGCCACCTGCCGCTTTCATGCCGGCTCAGAACTCGTGCGTTGCGCCGTATATCCATCTGGCCCCTGTTATGGCTGTCGGTTTTATGAGCCTGCCGTCGGTCAATCGTGA